In a genomic window of uncultured Sphaerochaeta sp.:
- a CDS encoding extracellular solute-binding protein, with amino-acid sequence MNKKVLVLLAVLLVLGGLVMAAGSKEAAPAATTGGIGEPGKPVTVTYLCKDVDPITDAEQLGLLEKAIEEGMAKQGTYIDLVILSAPTGSYATVVPIAFRTAQINPDLIYFQGNDQPLAQEGLLEDLTPYVEKSVNVKAIMGDHTKAAMKNYPYLMWLAPARVQIPVMRSDWFAKLKSGKALLENPTVDNYYAFFKEIKESGMAKWAITTDGGILKLDSVFNHAFGLTATIVKENGKWVYSNATQASRDKLAFYAKLYKEGLLDNEYVTKTWETMEQSFYEGSAAFVSGTAGDVVNVYNNKMKETQGVDLFVLPPAKGVSQAYQSIDVTKESRGFAINSDSKVKDAAWALLEYMAGPEGRKLDKLGLEGIHYNVEGGKYVLTKQFPSWWAKFWPTMNGLDTSTVVGEVLSQPAIDSLDAAAKYFAADTNVLLPEDLLPAKDAMDKLYREYSTDIIRGVRPISDFDEFVVKWNAAGGTKISEYLATVLK; translated from the coding sequence ATGAACAAGAAAGTACTCGTGCTACTGGCAGTACTGTTGGTTCTGGGCGGTCTTGTGATGGCCGCTGGATCCAAGGAAGCAGCACCTGCTGCAACGACGGGGGGCATCGGAGAACCGGGCAAGCCGGTGACGGTGACCTATTTGTGCAAGGATGTCGATCCCATCACCGATGCCGAGCAACTCGGTCTTCTGGAGAAGGCGATTGAGGAAGGCATGGCCAAGCAAGGGACCTATATCGATCTGGTCATCCTTTCGGCCCCGACCGGCAGCTATGCCACCGTGGTGCCCATTGCCTTCAGGACCGCTCAGATCAATCCCGATCTGATCTACTTCCAGGGCAATGACCAGCCGTTGGCCCAGGAAGGCCTGCTTGAGGACCTGACCCCGTATGTGGAGAAGTCGGTCAATGTGAAGGCGATCATGGGTGACCATACCAAGGCAGCGATGAAGAACTATCCCTACCTGATGTGGCTTGCTCCTGCACGCGTGCAGATTCCCGTCATGAGAAGCGACTGGTTTGCCAAGCTCAAGAGCGGCAAGGCCCTTCTTGAGAACCCGACGGTGGACAACTACTATGCCTTCTTCAAGGAGATCAAGGAGAGCGGTATGGCAAAGTGGGCCATCACCACCGATGGTGGCATCCTCAAGCTCGACTCAGTCTTCAACCATGCCTTCGGCCTGACAGCAACCATTGTCAAGGAGAACGGCAAGTGGGTCTATTCCAATGCAACCCAGGCTTCCCGTGACAAGCTTGCCTTCTATGCCAAGCTCTATAAGGAAGGACTTCTGGACAACGAGTACGTCACCAAGACCTGGGAGACGATGGAGCAGTCCTTCTACGAAGGCAGTGCAGCCTTTGTCAGCGGTACCGCCGGTGATGTCGTGAACGTCTACAACAACAAGATGAAAGAGACCCAAGGTGTTGATCTCTTTGTGCTTCCTCCTGCCAAGGGTGTGAGCCAGGCCTATCAGAGCATCGATGTCACCAAGGAAAGCCGTGGCTTTGCCATCAATTCCGACTCGAAGGTGAAGGATGCTGCGTGGGCTCTGCTCGAGTACATGGCAGGTCCCGAAGGCCGAAAGCTGGATAAGCTTGGTCTGGAAGGGATCCATTACAACGTCGAAGGCGGCAAGTATGTGCTGACCAAGCAGTTCCCGTCCTGGTGGGCAAAGTTCTGGCCGACGATGAATGGCTTGGATACCTCCACCGTTGTTGGGGAAGTGCTCTCCCAGCCGGCCATCGATTCGCTGGATGCTGCCGCCAAGTACTTTGCTGCAGACACCAATGTCCTGCTTCCTGAAGACCTGTTGCCGGCAAAGGATGCCATGGACAAGCTCTATCGTGAGTACTCCACCGACATCATCCGCGGGGTGAGGCCGATCAGCGACTTCGATGAGTTCGTGGTCAAGTGGAACGCCGCAGGTGGAACGAAGATCAGCGAGTATCTGGCAACCGTATTGAAGTAA
- a CDS encoding Gfo/Idh/MocA family oxidoreductase has translation MVRYALMGYGKVSQLHAKALKEAKDSTLVAVWGRDKEKANAFADQWGILPFTDVQEMVTQANVDAVIITTPHPLHKEHAILALKAGAHVLVEKPMALTVEACDAMIETAKQEKKHLAVISQRRWYPACRRIRDAIDTGKLGKPMIGQVTMLGWRDEEYYKSDPWRGSWDKEGGGVLINQAPHQLDLLHWFLGEVKEVYAQWDNVNHPYIEVEDTAVATVRFASGAVASILVSNSQKPGIYAKVHIHGSSACSTGVQTDGGAMFIAGRSGIAEPPVNDLWTIAGEEQNLTQWKEEDTTFFATIDATSYFFKLQQEDFTQAILTGKKPTSSGEEGRETVKLIEGMYRSQREGKPIRY, from the coding sequence ATGGTACGATACGCATTGATGGGGTATGGGAAGGTCTCCCAGCTCCACGCAAAAGCCCTGAAGGAGGCCAAGGACAGCACCTTGGTCGCAGTCTGGGGCAGAGACAAGGAGAAGGCAAACGCTTTTGCCGACCAGTGGGGCATCCTCCCCTTCACCGATGTACAGGAGATGGTTACCCAAGCGAACGTGGATGCGGTGATCATCACCACCCCCCATCCGCTGCACAAGGAGCATGCCATCCTTGCCCTCAAGGCAGGAGCCCACGTCCTGGTGGAGAAGCCGATGGCCCTCACCGTCGAAGCGTGTGATGCCATGATTGAAACGGCAAAGCAGGAGAAGAAACACCTTGCCGTGATCAGCCAGCGGCGCTGGTACCCTGCCTGCAGGAGAATCCGTGACGCCATCGATACGGGCAAGCTGGGAAAGCCGATGATCGGACAGGTGACCATGCTCGGCTGGCGCGACGAGGAGTACTACAAGAGTGACCCTTGGAGAGGCAGTTGGGACAAGGAAGGTGGTGGTGTGCTGATAAACCAGGCTCCTCACCAACTCGACCTGCTCCACTGGTTCCTGGGAGAGGTGAAAGAGGTGTATGCCCAGTGGGACAACGTCAACCACCCCTATATTGAGGTGGAGGACACCGCGGTGGCCACGGTCCGCTTTGCAAGCGGGGCAGTTGCTTCGATTCTCGTCTCCAACTCCCAGAAACCCGGCATTTATGCAAAGGTCCATATCCATGGCTCTTCTGCCTGTTCGACAGGCGTGCAGACCGACGGAGGGGCAATGTTCATCGCGGGAAGAAGCGGTATCGCAGAACCGCCGGTGAACGACCTGTGGACCATCGCCGGGGAGGAGCAGAACCTCACTCAATGGAAAGAGGAAGATACCACCTTCTTCGCAACCATCGATGCTACCTCCTACTTCTTCAAGCTCCAGCAGGAGGATTTCACCCAAGCCATTCTCACAGGAAAGAAGCCCACCTCCTCAGGAGAGGAAGGAAGGGAGACGGTCAAGCTCATCGAGGGCATGTACCGGAGCCAGCGAGAGGGCAAGCCGATACGCTACTAG
- a CDS encoding alcohol dehydrogenase catalytic domain-containing protein has product MKALVLTEYKKLELKEVDKPVITSPTQVLVRIKAASICGSDVHGFDGSTGRRRPPIIMGHEGSGIIEEVGSLVTHYKMGDRVTFDSTIYCGSCSYCREGLFNLCDNRRVLGVSCEEYRQDGIFAEYALIEERVLFRLPDELDFVQAAMAEPAGVAAHAISLASPKLGEDVAVVGSGLIGLLLIKLLRTKTSGKIIAIEMDENRRKTALASGADLAFDPADPLLMEKVSQATHSQMLGLVYEAVGATDPINTAIRLVRKGGTVVLVGNIRPTIELPLQSVVTRQIKVQGSCAINGEYPTVLRMMADKHLVVSDLISKVAPLEEGNLWFNKLYNREDNLLKVVLVP; this is encoded by the coding sequence ATGAAAGCATTGGTGCTCACCGAATACAAGAAGCTCGAACTGAAAGAGGTGGACAAGCCCGTCATCACATCCCCCACCCAGGTACTGGTCCGCATCAAGGCGGCCTCCATCTGCGGCAGTGATGTGCACGGTTTCGACGGCTCCACCGGAAGACGCAGGCCTCCGATCATCATGGGTCATGAGGGAAGCGGCATCATTGAGGAAGTGGGCTCGTTGGTTACGCACTACAAGATGGGCGACCGGGTTACCTTCGACTCCACCATCTACTGCGGAAGCTGCAGCTACTGCAGGGAGGGGCTGTTCAACCTGTGCGACAACAGACGCGTCCTGGGTGTAAGCTGCGAGGAGTACCGTCAGGATGGCATCTTCGCCGAGTACGCCCTCATCGAGGAACGGGTGCTCTTCCGCCTTCCCGATGAACTGGACTTTGTCCAGGCTGCCATGGCAGAGCCTGCCGGGGTGGCAGCCCATGCCATCTCCCTCGCCTCCCCCAAGCTGGGTGAGGATGTGGCGGTGGTGGGATCGGGCTTGATCGGCCTTCTGTTGATCAAGCTGCTCAGGACGAAGACCAGCGGCAAGATCATAGCCATCGAGATGGATGAGAACAGGAGAAAGACTGCTCTCGCATCAGGCGCCGACCTTGCCTTCGATCCTGCCGATCCGCTTCTCATGGAAAAGGTTTCCCAGGCAACCCACTCCCAGATGCTGGGCCTGGTGTATGAGGCGGTGGGGGCGACCGATCCGATCAACACCGCAATCAGATTGGTACGCAAGGGAGGCACGGTTGTGCTGGTGGGCAATATCCGTCCTACCATTGAGTTGCCGCTGCAAAGTGTGGTGACCCGACAGATCAAGGTCCAGGGTTCGTGCGCGATTAACGGCGAATACCCGACCGTTCTGAGAATGATGGCTGACAAGCACCTGGTGGTGAGCGATCTCATCAGCAAGGTAGCTCCCCTTGAAGAGGGGAATCTGTGGTTCAATAAGCTCTACAACCGGGAAGACAACTTGTTGAAGGTTGTCCTGGTCCCGTAA
- a CDS encoding sugar kinase: protein MSNLTVMHKADAKLDFLSLGALVVRLDPGIVPFEYAHSLDLHVSGGEFNVSANLSRAFGQRTAVASAMVDYPIGAKIESEVRRMGVQAFYKRFAHDGVRGPNMAHVYSDRGQGLRAPVVFYNRSNEAAALLDEQSFDWDAIFDGGIRWFHSGGIFSALSPTIPSLIIKAMEKAKSQGAVISFDLNYREKLWKSIAASSTDPQKEAQRVLSSIVEYVDVLIGNEEDLQLGLGLKGPEVHKADKLDPSSFYAMMESVSKRFPSLSAVATTMREVKSTNRHRWSAVLFLDGKGYQAPTCELDIYDRVGGGDGFASGLIYGLLEGRSPEDALRLGWAHGALLTSYPGDTTMATLAQVEALAQGGSARIQR from the coding sequence ATGTCCAACCTTACTGTTATGCACAAAGCGGATGCCAAGCTCGATTTTCTCTCCCTTGGAGCCTTGGTTGTCCGCCTCGATCCAGGCATTGTCCCTTTTGAGTACGCCCATTCGCTTGACCTGCATGTAAGCGGGGGTGAGTTCAATGTCTCTGCGAACCTGAGCAGGGCCTTTGGGCAGCGAACGGCGGTGGCAAGTGCCATGGTCGATTACCCGATCGGGGCCAAGATTGAGTCAGAAGTCCGCAGGATGGGAGTACAGGCGTTCTACAAGCGTTTTGCCCACGATGGGGTGCGGGGCCCGAACATGGCCCATGTCTACAGTGACCGTGGCCAGGGCCTGAGGGCTCCGGTGGTCTTCTATAACCGCAGCAATGAGGCAGCCGCCTTGCTGGATGAGCAAAGCTTCGACTGGGATGCCATTTTTGACGGCGGCATCCGCTGGTTCCACAGCGGTGGCATCTTCAGCGCCCTCTCCCCCACCATCCCTTCGCTGATCATCAAGGCAATGGAGAAGGCAAAGAGCCAAGGGGCTGTCATTTCCTTCGATCTCAACTACCGTGAGAAACTCTGGAAGTCAATCGCAGCTTCGTCAACCGACCCCCAGAAAGAAGCCCAACGGGTGCTCTCCTCCATCGTCGAATATGTCGATGTACTGATCGGCAATGAGGAGGACCTGCAACTGGGACTTGGCCTGAAGGGCCCTGAGGTACATAAGGCTGACAAGCTCGATCCATCCTCCTTCTATGCAATGATGGAGAGCGTTTCCAAGCGCTTCCCCTCACTGTCGGCAGTGGCAACCACGATGCGTGAGGTCAAATCGACCAACCGACATCGCTGGAGTGCGGTTCTCTTCCTCGATGGAAAGGGGTATCAGGCACCGACCTGCGAATTGGACATCTACGACCGCGTAGGCGGTGGTGATGGCTTTGCCAGCGGTCTGATCTACGGCTTGCTCGAGGGAAGAAGCCCGGAGGATGCACTGCGACTGGGCTGGGCCCATGGGGCTTTGCTCACCAGCTATCCCGGAGATACCACCATGGCCACCCTGGCCCAGGTGGAAGCACTTGCCCAAGGCGGCAGTGCACGCATACAGAGGTAA
- a CDS encoding Fic family protein has protein sequence MSNYIWQLPDWPRFTYDAPSLLTVISEVSHAQGKVEALLSQLGIVERKEMEAQILSDEIYHSHEIEGEVLEQRKLYSSLCRRLQVPNASMHLSGPHIEGVVETLLDALGHGQVPLTQERLFSWHRTLFPHNVNGPWRINAGSYRTESIAVVSGSYKNQEILFEAPPAQQVPQQMNEFFSWVNTPSAVPNPIRSALAHLWFLTIHPFEDGNGRLARTIGDFTLNQYAASTLILYSLATQLKKHQKEYYEQLHQAQTGSLDCTDWIRWYLGQIHEAQQRVIETSLKTLQVKQLFGRFSFNERQSDMLGRLTNDFYGILTTQKWAKLMHCSHDTAMRDIKDLINKGVLKKSERGGRSTRYELVWED, from the coding sequence ATGAGCAACTACATTTGGCAACTACCTGATTGGCCTCGATTCACCTATGATGCTCCTTCCTTGCTCACAGTCATCAGTGAAGTATCTCATGCTCAAGGAAAAGTGGAAGCATTGCTTTCCCAATTGGGCATAGTGGAAAGAAAGGAAATGGAGGCCCAAATCCTTTCCGATGAAATCTATCATTCGCATGAAATTGAGGGAGAGGTCCTCGAGCAACGAAAGCTCTATTCATCTCTCTGTCGCAGGCTTCAGGTTCCCAATGCTTCCATGCATCTCTCTGGTCCTCATATCGAAGGCGTGGTTGAGACGTTGCTGGATGCTTTGGGACATGGTCAAGTACCACTTACGCAGGAACGTCTGTTTTCATGGCACAGAACGTTGTTTCCTCACAATGTGAATGGTCCTTGGCGTATCAATGCAGGAAGCTATAGGACTGAAAGCATTGCAGTGGTTTCCGGTTCATATAAGAATCAGGAAATCCTGTTTGAAGCACCACCTGCTCAGCAGGTACCCCAACAGATGAATGAATTTTTCTCATGGGTAAATACGCCAAGTGCTGTTCCCAATCCGATACGGAGCGCACTAGCTCATCTGTGGTTTCTCACCATCCATCCATTCGAGGATGGGAATGGAAGATTGGCCAGAACGATTGGTGACTTCACGCTCAATCAGTACGCTGCCAGTACATTGATTCTGTATAGCCTTGCCACCCAGCTGAAAAAACACCAGAAAGAGTATTATGAACAGCTGCATCAAGCACAAACAGGGAGTCTGGACTGTACAGATTGGATACGTTGGTATCTCGGACAAATACATGAAGCTCAGCAGCGAGTGATTGAGACCAGCTTGAAAACACTACAGGTCAAACAGCTGTTTGGTCGCTTTTCATTCAATGAGCGCCAAAGTGACATGTTAGGGCGTTTAACCAACGATTTCTATGGAATTCTTACCACCCAAAAATGGGCCAAGCTCATGCATTGCAGTCATGATACCGCCATGCGGGACATCAAGGATTTGATCAACAAAGGGGTCCTCAAAAAATCTGAACGTGGCGGCAGAAGCACCCGCTATGAGTTGGTATGGGAGGATTGA
- a CDS encoding carbohydrate ABC transporter permease — MRSRKRISVSQLVLVIFLFFVTLTMLVPLLNILAKSLSSPTESVGMSGLAILPRQVDLLNYRIVFSHPILVPSLINSLIITLVGTAVNIVLTTTAAYALTRPRLALKRPIMVFLIIMMLFDPGLVPEYLVVQKLGLMGSKWSVILVTAVNVYYLIIMMRYFEKVPQSIVEAATIDGASHLQMLGHIFYPLSKAGVATITMFYAVVRWNEYFRAGIYLTRKSTDTVLQVVLRQFVVLGDTVSILGQQNVFDYNALARADYSALKGATIIVAIIPILILYPFVLRFYAKDVLSGGIKE, encoded by the coding sequence ATGAGAAGCAGAAAACGCATATCAGTCAGTCAGCTGGTTCTGGTCATCTTCCTGTTCTTCGTAACTTTGACCATGCTCGTCCCCCTGCTCAACATCCTCGCCAAATCCCTCTCCAGCCCCACTGAATCGGTTGGCATGAGCGGGTTGGCCATCCTGCCCCGGCAGGTGGACCTGCTCAACTACCGCATCGTCTTCAGCCATCCCATCCTGGTTCCTTCCCTGATCAACTCCCTGATCATCACCTTGGTGGGGACTGCGGTGAATATTGTGCTCACCACCACGGCAGCCTACGCCCTTACCCGTCCCCGATTGGCCCTGAAACGGCCGATCATGGTGTTCCTCATCATCATGATGCTCTTCGACCCGGGCTTGGTTCCCGAGTACCTGGTGGTGCAAAAGCTGGGACTGATGGGCAGCAAGTGGAGTGTCATCCTGGTGACGGCGGTGAATGTCTACTACCTGATCATCATGATGCGCTACTTCGAGAAGGTTCCGCAGTCAATCGTGGAGGCCGCCACCATCGATGGGGCGAGTCATCTGCAGATGCTCGGCCACATCTTCTATCCGCTGAGCAAGGCAGGGGTGGCCACCATCACGATGTTCTATGCGGTGGTCCGTTGGAACGAGTACTTCCGTGCCGGCATCTACCTCACCCGCAAGTCCACCGATACGGTGCTGCAGGTGGTATTGCGCCAGTTCGTGGTGCTCGGCGACACGGTCTCGATCCTCGGACAGCAGAATGTGTTCGACTACAATGCCCTTGCCCGCGCCGACTACAGCGCCCTCAAGGGGGCCACGATCATCGTGGCGATCATCCCGATTCTGATTCTCTACCCGTTTGTACTCCGCTTCTATGCAAAGGATGTGCTCTCGGGCGGAATCAAGGAATAA
- a CDS encoding ADP-ribosylglycohydrolase family protein, which produces MITRSALVANRELVREKAVGALIGLAVGDSFGDAARMQANRESYGFITDFNAGATWSTDDTEFALLTAKTLIRNKGKLTSEAVVEAWFEDVVVQDEFKRGGASEVAAANNLRKGLRPPQSGKFNTFHMSDGTAMRIPPVGIICAAEPDRAIEMAGIDASISHYADGVWGAQAVAAAVAVAMADGSWEEIFSAALKPIPKDSWLYHNMMRAFEIVDKADGKVIDCWMALHDEIKASTWATTAEAIPAAFACLRLSNSDFRSSLVLAGNFARDADTIGAVAGAILGAKYGLSSIPPHWVEKVRRPSGTCLQFTKGLDIVTMGEQLAELVR; this is translated from the coding sequence ATGATTACACGTTCAGCATTGGTAGCCAACCGGGAGTTGGTACGGGAAAAGGCTGTAGGGGCCCTGATCGGGCTTGCCGTGGGAGACAGCTTTGGGGATGCTGCAAGAATGCAGGCAAACCGCGAGAGCTATGGGTTCATCACCGATTTCAACGCCGGTGCCACCTGGAGTACCGATGATACCGAGTTCGCACTGCTGACTGCAAAGACTTTGATCCGTAACAAGGGAAAGCTCACCAGCGAGGCGGTGGTTGAGGCTTGGTTTGAGGATGTGGTGGTACAGGATGAGTTCAAGCGGGGTGGGGCAAGCGAGGTCGCTGCCGCCAACAACCTGCGCAAGGGCCTTCGTCCTCCACAGAGCGGGAAGTTCAACACCTTCCATATGAGTGACGGGACGGCTATGCGCATTCCCCCGGTGGGCATCATCTGTGCTGCAGAGCCCGATCGTGCCATCGAAATGGCTGGGATCGATGCCTCGATCAGCCACTATGCTGATGGGGTCTGGGGAGCACAGGCGGTAGCCGCCGCGGTTGCCGTGGCAATGGCTGACGGCAGTTGGGAAGAGATTTTCTCTGCCGCCCTCAAGCCGATTCCCAAAGACAGCTGGCTGTATCACAACATGATGCGTGCCTTCGAGATTGTCGACAAGGCTGATGGCAAGGTCATCGATTGTTGGATGGCTCTGCATGATGAGATCAAGGCAAGCACCTGGGCAACCACTGCAGAGGCAATCCCCGCGGCATTCGCTTGCCTGAGGCTCAGCAACAGTGACTTCCGTTCCTCTTTGGTATTGGCAGGGAACTTTGCCCGTGATGCCGATACCATCGGTGCAGTTGCTGGGGCAATCCTGGGAGCCAAGTACGGCCTTTCTTCCATTCCTCCTCATTGGGTGGAGAAGGTGCGCCGTCCTTCCGGCACCTGCCTGCAGTTCACCAAGGGTTTGGATATCGTAACCATGGGGGAACAGTTGGCGGAATTGGTGCGCTGA
- a CDS encoding ABC transporter permease subunit, whose product MRGKKLLREIKAQKVLYLLLLPTLLYFVLFRVLPIINMRLAFFQFRARGNWPFVGLKYFEMIFSSPAFAQILLNTLIISFMKYVLLFPGFVFFALMLNEVRSFRFRKYVQVVSYLPHFLSWVVIAGIWINALSLGGSVNQIVTFFGGDAVDFMTDRTKIRWILMICEAWRSLGWDSIIFYTAILAISPSLYEAAQIDGASRFQIIKSIILPALVTPMITMFILNLGFFLNAGFDQVFNFSNQAVESTIDILDTYIYRIGIEGGQYSLATAVSLVKGLVGVVLVYTTHVFSKKMTGSGVW is encoded by the coding sequence ATGAGAGGAAAGAAGCTGCTACGAGAGATCAAGGCGCAGAAGGTGCTCTACCTGCTGCTCCTTCCCACCTTGCTCTACTTCGTCCTGTTCAGGGTGCTGCCGATCATCAACATGCGCCTTGCCTTCTTCCAGTTCCGCGCCCGGGGCAACTGGCCTTTTGTCGGGCTCAAGTATTTCGAGATGATCTTCTCCAGTCCTGCCTTTGCCCAGATACTGCTCAATACCCTGATCATCAGCTTCATGAAGTATGTCCTGCTCTTCCCCGGTTTTGTCTTCTTTGCCCTGATGCTCAACGAAGTGCGTTCCTTCCGGTTTCGCAAGTATGTGCAGGTAGTCTCCTACCTTCCGCACTTCCTTTCCTGGGTCGTCATTGCAGGCATCTGGATCAATGCACTCTCCCTGGGTGGGTCGGTCAACCAGATAGTGACATTCTTCGGTGGGGATGCGGTGGACTTCATGACCGACCGCACCAAGATCCGGTGGATATTGATGATCTGCGAAGCTTGGAGAAGCCTCGGTTGGGATTCCATCATCTTCTACACGGCCATCCTTGCCATTTCCCCTTCGCTCTATGAAGCAGCCCAGATTGACGGTGCGAGCCGCTTCCAGATCATCAAGTCGATCATTTTGCCGGCCTTGGTGACCCCGATGATCACCATGTTCATCCTCAACCTCGGCTTCTTCCTCAATGCGGGTTTTGACCAGGTGTTCAACTTTTCCAACCAGGCGGTGGAGAGCACCATCGACATTCTGGATACCTACATCTACCGCATCGGCATTGAGGGTGGGCAGTACTCACTTGCCACCGCAGTCAGCCTGGTCAAGGGGTTGGTGGGGGTTGTCCTGGTCTACACGACGCACGTCTTCTCCAAGAAGATGACAGGATCGGGGGTGTGGTGA
- a CDS encoding ADP-ribosylglycohydrolase family protein, giving the protein MTTETYLQRVYAGFLGMNIGIRLGAPVEPSQWTSERIERFYGDIRSYVKSFKNFAADDDANGPVFFLRALNDTPPTEVFDCSSVAEAWLNYSREGVGMFWWGGYGVSTEHTAYLNLKAGIPAPRSGSMEINGKTLAEQIGGQIFIDTWGFLFPEDCRKAARYARIAASVSHDGEGLEGAAFIAAAIAKAFETEDVDAILDAALAQISASSTYAAVVNAVRAFHAKNPGDWRLCLRYLQQNWGYDRYPGICHIIPNAGVCIMALLYGKTLSRGVEIATMAGWDTDCNAGNVGSILGVAGSLQAVEDHYRSPLNDMLVLSGISGYFNILDIPTYVRQLCALSLRTRGLEVPEGLDRNEGTIDFDFSLPGSIHGFRVSNPNACSLANTGDGLGMRYDRMVRPQSCRLYYKPFYRRSDFDDERYMPVFSPTVYPGQTVSLAYRLEKFSGESVLISAYVRNTTTAELVVFTNEVVYDEEVHELSFVIDPNHPKLKGAMIDEVGLLFEANSPAKNRDFGVLHLQYFRVSGKADYTIAIGMQSKEFASITPFSHNHGAWEVVGKRWMEAMTLDHAEAMTGNYFSKDVSLHSSLILHSGRSALLSLRVQGARRGYYGGFHQGKLGIFKHAGDKMIVLAAVEQLPALETEYEIAFRAEGANLYLEVSSFAPLEAVDGSLAYGMVGFALYERGRVGFGNLQIKEN; this is encoded by the coding sequence ATGACCACCGAAACGTACCTACAGCGTGTATACGCAGGTTTTCTGGGAATGAACATCGGCATCAGGCTGGGAGCTCCGGTGGAGCCGAGCCAATGGACCAGTGAGCGCATCGAGCGCTTCTATGGCGATATCAGATCGTATGTGAAGTCCTTCAAGAACTTTGCCGCCGATGACGATGCCAATGGTCCTGTCTTCTTTCTGCGTGCCCTCAACGATACTCCACCTACCGAGGTGTTTGACTGCTCATCAGTGGCAGAGGCTTGGCTGAACTACAGCAGGGAAGGGGTGGGCATGTTCTGGTGGGGTGGCTACGGGGTGAGTACCGAGCACACCGCCTATCTGAATCTGAAAGCAGGGATCCCGGCCCCTAGGTCAGGATCCATGGAAATAAACGGAAAGACGCTGGCCGAACAGATCGGGGGCCAGATTTTCATCGACACCTGGGGCTTTCTCTTCCCCGAGGATTGCAGGAAGGCAGCCCGTTATGCACGCATAGCTGCTTCGGTTTCCCATGACGGGGAGGGACTGGAGGGAGCGGCCTTCATCGCCGCAGCCATAGCCAAGGCGTTCGAGACTGAGGATGTGGATGCAATCCTCGATGCTGCCCTGGCACAGATTTCTGCATCCTCCACGTATGCTGCTGTGGTCAACGCAGTACGGGCCTTCCATGCAAAGAATCCAGGCGATTGGCGCCTGTGCCTCAGGTACCTGCAGCAGAATTGGGGGTATGACCGCTATCCGGGTATCTGTCACATCATTCCCAATGCAGGGGTCTGCATCATGGCCTTGCTGTATGGGAAGACACTGAGCCGAGGGGTAGAGATTGCCACGATGGCTGGGTGGGATACCGACTGCAATGCAGGAAATGTCGGTTCAATCCTTGGGGTTGCCGGTTCCCTGCAGGCTGTTGAGGATCACTACCGCTCTCCCCTCAACGATATGCTGGTACTCTCCGGCATCTCAGGCTATTTCAACATCCTGGATATCCCCACCTATGTCAGACAGCTCTGTGCACTCAGTCTGAGAACACGTGGTCTTGAGGTTCCCGAGGGTTTGGATCGGAATGAGGGAACCATCGATTTTGACTTCTCCCTTCCCGGATCCATCCATGGGTTCCGCGTTTCCAACCCCAACGCATGCTCCCTTGCCAATACCGGCGATGGACTTGGGATGCGCTATGACAGGATGGTACGGCCCCAGTCGTGCAGGCTTTACTACAAGCCGTTCTATAGGCGCAGCGACTTCGATGATGAGCGTTATATGCCCGTCTTCTCTCCCACCGTATATCCGGGGCAGACAGTGAGCCTGGCCTATCGGCTGGAGAAGTTCAGCGGAGAGTCTGTCCTGATCTCGGCCTATGTACGGAACACCACAACAGCTGAGTTGGTGGTCTTCACAAATGAGGTTGTCTACGATGAGGAAGTGCATGAGCTCTCATTCGTGATAGATCCCAACCATCCCAAGCTCAAGGGGGCCATGATCGATGAGGTGGGTCTGCTGTTTGAGGCGAACTCACCGGCAAAGAACCGTGATTTCGGGGTGCTTCATCTTCAGTACTTCCGTGTGTCAGGCAAAGCTGACTATACAATAGCCATTGGCATGCAATCCAAGGAGTTTGCTTCCATCACCCCCTTCAGCCACAATCATGGTGCTTGGGAAGTTGTCGGCAAGCGATGGATGGAAGCGATGACGCTTGATCATGCCGAGGCTATGACGGGCAACTACTTTAGCAAGGATGTATCACTTCATTCCTCTTTGATTCTGCATAGCGGAAGATCTGCTTTGCTCAGTCTGAGGGTGCAGGGGGCCAGAAGAGGGTATTATGGTGGTTTTCATCAGGGGAAACTGGGAATTTTCAAGCATGCAGGTGACAAGATGATTGTCCTTGCTGCTGTGGAGCAACTTCCCGCCTTGGAAACCGAATACGAGATTGCATTCAGAGCCGAAGGTGCAAATCTATACCTTGAAGTGTCAAGCTTTGCCCCTTTGGAGGCAGTTGATGGGAGCCTTGCCTATGGGATGGTGGGCTTTGCCCTCTACGAGCGTGGTCGGGTCGGATTCGGGAACCTACAGATAAAGGAGAATTAG